In the Deltaproteobacteria bacterium genome, CCCTGCCTGTCTGCCCATAAATAGGTCGCCCAGGCTAAACTTCGTGATCGCCCCCGGGCCAAACGCCTTCAAATCGGCCAGGGGATACGTCATGGCAAAACCCAGGTCATAATTGCGAAGGGCTTCATTGAAATCAAAGATGCCTTTGAACGAAATAACGAGCATGGCCAACGCGAGAAGGGGCGGATTCAGGGGATTAAACCCAATGCCACCAAATATCTGTTTTCCCACGATAATGGCAATAAAGGTTCCCAGTGCAATTAGCCACCAGGGAGCAGTGGCTGGCATGAGCATTCCCAGCAGGAGCCCGGTGACTGCTGCGCTGCCGTCACCAATAGGGGCAGGTTTTTTCAAAATCGCACTCCAAACCAGTTCCCAGATCATGGCGCAGGCCATGGAAAAAGCAATGACCGCAAGGGCCGGCGCACCATACTGGCGTATGCCCATCAACACCGCAGGGAGTGCGGCAATCATAATATGGTAATTCTTTGTGGATAACCTACTACCGTCGTGCCAATAAGGCGCGTGGGCCACGACGAGTCTCTTTTGACTACTCATTGGCTGCCTCCGCGGTTTCCATCAGGCTAAGTTCGTATTTTCCCAACATAATATACTGAAAGATCGGAATCCTGGACACGCAAACGTAAGAACACAACCCGCACTCAATACAGCAATCCAAATCATACATGTTCCTCGCATCCTCATATAGGCGGGCCTCCAAAAACCGAACAAGCATGTTGACCGGGATCTTGACCGGACATATCCTGACACACTCCCCGCAGTTGGTGCAGGGGTAATCTGTTACCTGGGCGCTGTCGGCTTCATCCTGCACCACAATGCCGTCAGTTACGGGCTCAACCGGCAGGTCTTCCGAATAGGTAGCCGTGCCTCTCATGGGACCTCCGAGAATAAGACGATCCCGATCGCTCAACGAGACATCGCAGGCTTGAAGCACATCCCCTATGCGGGTTCCGATTCTGGCCCTCACGTTTCTGGTACTACCATCTTTGCCCACTACGGTAACGACCTTGGTCACACTGGGCCGGCTCGCACTAAAGGCAGTCCCAATAGCTGCCACGGCTTCCGCGCTCATGAAGACGGCTTCTGTGTCCTCCACGGTATCGCCCGCTAAGACCACCTGACCCAACAAGTCCTTCATTACCATGTGAGGCAGGCTGTCAGGGTATGTGCCACTCACTGTCTTTACTTCCGCACCTGTAGTCGTGGCCTGCTGAACAAGATTTTCAGGCACGGTAATGACGATGCGGTTTGCGCCGGTAATTTTTTTAAGCGCTTGAACACCGCTCTTGACGGCAGGGGTTTCATTTTGGACCACATATTGGTTAACTGTCAGGAGCAAGTCCTGATCCATGCCGTTGATTACGATAGTCCGTATGGTTTTTTCCGGATCGGAAAAGGCTTTGAACGAAGGGTTTCCGGGAGCGTATTCAAAGAACTTCATGGCCGTATCAAGGGTCGGCTCGTTTTTGAACTGATCATCCCAGTTATCTTGGCCGCTGGCGTCGATGGTGATGGCTGAATACTTTTGCGCCAGGGGCCCAACATGTGGCGCCAAGGCAGATATGGTGCCGGTGACAGAGGAGATGACGTATTCGGCGCTCTCCGGTGACGCAGAGAGCCTCTGTCCGGTTTTGACAGCGTCACCCACCTTGAGTGTGCTCGGAGGCCCTCCGTTTTGCGACACCTTTAACAACAGGGTCACCTTTTTAGGGAGTGGAAGCTCTTGGACCGAGTCCGGTACCAGGTTGTACTGCAGCCTCGGCTTTACTAAACCTAAGAACGATCTCTTTATCATAGCTCGATCCTTTGTTCTATAATCCCATTAGCGGTCGCTACATGACATGACATGCCGCACACTCAACCGGCCCGGCCCCACTCTCTTCGTGGCAGCCTTTGCAGTTCGTATGGAGTGCGTCACCCCTCTTGGGGTCGCTGTCTGGGCCATGGCAATCCTCACCACTGCACGACATAGACCCGTCTCCCTGCTCCTCATGATGGCAATCATCACAGGCAACGCCATAGCCTTCGTCAGTCGTATGAGTCTTGTGATCATACAGAACTTTTCCTGCATTGCTCTTGAACATGATCCTTACAGGTTCCTCAGGGCTTTGCTGCGGGAAGGCGGCATAACAGACAACTCCTACGACGAGCAAGATTGCTGCGAGGGCAAAGGCCAATGCTTGTTCGTTCTTTGAGGTCATTTTGTATCACGTTCCTTTCGCTCGGCTACTAATACTAATATTGAAAAGCCGATTTTCCGTTCATGTTAAACGCGTTTCAAAGTCGTCAAGCCCTTAGCAAGTATCAAGGACAGTGTCAAGGAAAAAGTAGGCCCATTATCATGCTATCAGTATATGTTAGGTAATTGGCCCTTGAAGCAAAACCAGATTGTACGGACCTTTTTGGCCTTGCCTGGAATTGTTCGTCCTTCGACAATTTTTCTTGACAACTCTGAACCTCAATGCTATAGGCATTGCCACTTTAGTTATAATAAGGGTACAGAAGAATATAAGGATATGATGGTTACCAAGGTACTGAAGTGTCACCATGTGTAACTAGTGTCTATCCAGAAATCCCTCTTTATGTCATTTCGACCGAAGGGAGAAATCTAAAACCTAAACCTACGTGCTTTCAATACCATACGATTTCTCGCTTCGCTCGAAATAACAACTTTGTCCAGTTTCCGGATGGAAACTAAGTAAGTAATTCCAATCCATTATTTCACGATTACTTGGGAGTAAGGCATGCGGTTGGCCACATTGGTGAAGCTGTAAGGGCTACTCGCCTCCCAACAAGACCAGACGCAGGAGAAAACATGAAAAATGCTGTAGGTTCGGTTTTGGTAGTAGGCGGCGGCATCGCGGGGATGCAGGCGTCCCTGGATCTTGCCAATTCAGGCTATTATGTTCATCTTCTCGAAAAAAAGCCTGCTATCGGCGGAGGCATGGCCCAGCTTGATAAGACATTCCCTACCAATGAATGCACCATGTGAATTATCTCGCCCAAGCTGGTCGAGGTCGGCCGGCATCTTAATATAAATCTGATCACCAATGCTGATCTGGAAAGTGTCACTGGAGAAGAAGGCAATTTCCAGGTAACGGTTCACAAGCGCCCCCGATATATCGATCTGGGAAAATGCACCGCGTGCGGCGAATGCGCCGAGGCTTGCCCGGTAACAGTCCCCAGCGAGTTTGACGAGGGGCTCGGAACCAGAAAAGCCGCTTTCAAGCTTTATGCCCAGGCCATTCCGAGCGGCTATGCGATCGAGAAGCTCGACCGCTCTCCTTGTACGAATGCCTGTCCCAATCACGTCAATGCCCACGCATATGTAGCACTAATCGGTAAGGGTAAGTACAAGGAGGCAATGGCGGTCATTCTCCGGAACCTCCCCTTCCCAGGAGTCATAGGTCGTATTTGCCCCCATCCCTGCGAATCTGCGTGCAGGCGAGGCGAGGTGGATGCCCCGGTGTCGATCTGTGCCCTGAAGCGCTTTGTTGCTGATCAGGTGGACATAGAGGATCTGCCAGTCCCCGAAATCGAGAAACGCGACGAAAAGGTTGCCATTATCGGCGCCGGCCCGGCTGGACTCACCGCCGCCCATTTTCTTGCCCTGGAAGGCTATCAGGTTACTGTGTTTGAGGCCCTGCCAGTGGCCGGCGGCATGTTGAGGGTGGGCATTCCGGACTATCGCCTGCCGCCTGAAGTGCTGGAAAAGGAAATCCGTGCCGTCACCCGGCTCGGGGTGGAGATCAGGTTCAATACAGCGCTTGGCAGGGATATCACAATGGATGAGCTTCGGGCTCAGGGCTTCAAGGCGATCTATCTAGCCATTGGGGCACATAAGAGCATGAAGCTCAACATTGCAGGCGAGGACGCAAAAGGAGTAACGCACGGCGTGGATTTCCTTCGTCAGGTCAATCTACGCGAGATCACTAAAGTGGAAGGAAATGCGGTGATCGTCGGCGGTGGTGATGTGGCCATTGATGCGGCCCGCTGCGCCTTGCGGGTGGGGGCTGAAAAGGTCACTATCCTCTATCGCCGCAGCCGTGAGGAGATGCCGGCCCGCGAAAATGAGGTGGAGGACGCCCTTGCCGAGGACATTGAGATCCAGTACTTGACCGCACCGCAGCAGATTCTCACCAAGGAGGATCAGGTAGTTGGCATTGAGTGTGTCAGGATGGAACTGGGAGAACCTGACTCTTCTGGCAGAAGACGGCCGGTTCGGGTGCCCGGGAGTGAATTTATTGTCGAAACAAACCTGGCAATCCCCGCTATTGGACAGACGCCGGATTCGTCCTTCCTTGCTGAAACAGCTGGCGTGGCTCTGAGCCGTTTTGGAACCATCGAGGCCGATGACATAACTTTTGCCACCAACGTAGAGGGTGTTTTTGCAGGCGGCGACGCCCAGACCGGTCCCTGGGTAGCGATAGGCGCTGTGGCCGCGGGCCGCGAGGCCGCTATTTCAATATCGCGTTACCTCAAGGGCGAGGACCTCAGCGCTGGTCGGGAGCCAGTGGAGCTGCCCCAGGAGAATTTCCGGGCGATTCCTGAAGACATCGAGAAAAGACCCCGTGCTGAAATGTCCGCTATCTCCGATGCTGAAAGGAAAACAAGCTTTGCCGAAGTGGAGCAGGGGCTCACTGAAGAGCAGGCCAAGGCCGAGGCCGAGAGATGCCTTAACTGTATGACTTGCTGCGAGTGCTTCCAGTGTGTGGAGGCATGCAAGGCAGAAGCCGTAGATCACAGCATGCAGCCGGAGACTGTTACCTTAGAAGTTGGTTCGATCATTGCCGCTCCAGGTTTTAAGTCCTTTGATCCGAGTCGCTTTGACACTTATTCTTATGCCAGCCACCCGAATGTGATCACCAGCATGGAATTTGAGCGTATTTTGAGTGCCGGCGGTCCCTTCCTGGGTCATCTGATACGTCCTTCGGACCACAAGGAGCCCGAGAAGATCGCCTGGCTCCAGTGCGTGGGTTCCCGGGATACTAACCGGTGTGACAATGGTTACTGTTCAGCCGTCTGCTGCATGTATGCCATCAAGGAGGCGGTCATAGCCAGGGAGCACAGCAAGGAGCCTCTGGATACTGCCATCTTTTTCATGGACATGCGCACATATGGAAAGGAATTCGAGCAGTATTACAACCGGGCAGAGGAAAGTGGCGTGCGCTTTGTGCGCTGCCGGTTGCACAGTATTAATCCGGTGCCTGGTTCAGATGACCTTGAGCTTCGTTACGCGACCGAAGATGGCAGAGTCGAAAATGAAAAATTCGACATGGTAGTGCTCTCCATCGGTCTTGAACCTGCCACTGGCGTGGCAGAGCTGGCGGAAAGGCTCGGAATCGAGCTTGATCATTACAAATTTGCTAAGACCAGCAATTTTGCTCCAGTGAGTGCATCTCGTCCGGGGATCTATGCCTGCGGGGCCTTTCAGGAACCCAAGGATATCCCCTGTTCGGTGATGGAGGCATCAGCAGCGGCAGGCGCGGCAGCCAGCAGGCTTGCCGAGGCGCGGCATACTCTGGTCAAAGAGAAGACTTTTCCCGAAGAGCGGGATATCAGCGCGGAGGAAACCCGCATCGGTGTTTTTGTTTGCAACTGCGGTATAAACATCGGCGGCGTGGTACGCGTGCCGGAAGTGGCAGAATATGCCAAGACCCTTCCGAACGTTGTCTATGTGCAGGAGAATCTGTTTTCATGTTCGCAAGACGCCCAGGACCAACTATGCGAGGTGATTAAAGAGCAAAATTTAAACCGGGTGGTGGTGGCCTCGTGCTCGGCGCGGACCCACGAGCCTCTTTTCCAGGAAACTATGCGTAACAGTGGTCTGAACAAATACCTCTATGAGATGACCAATATCCGTGATCAGTGCTCCTGGGTACATGCCAACGATCCTGACGGCGCCACTGAAAAGTCCAAAGACCTGGTGCGAATGGCAGTTTCCAGGGCTTCGATTATCGAGCCCCTGCCCATGCCATCGGTCTCCGTCACACCGGTCGGTTTAGTGGTGGGCGGCGGTGTGGCCGGAATGGTGTGCGCCCTTACTATAGCCCAGCAGGGATTCAAGGTGCACATTGTCGAAGAGAAGGATCGCCTGGGTGGCCACGCCCTGAAGTTAAAGAACTCCTGGAAAGGCGAAAGCATACCGGAGTATGTGAGCAAACTGGTTGATGACGTAACCGGGCACGAGAACGTTGAGGTGCATCTTAACGCCAAGATCAAGGAGGTTTCCGGTTTTGTCGGAAACTTTGAGACTACCATTGGCCTAAATGGCGCAGGGGAGACCAAAAAGATTGAACACGGGGTAGTGGTGCTTGCGACGGGCGCGCACTCCATCAAGCCGGATGAATATCTCTATGGCAAGAATGACCGTGTCTTCCGCTGGCACGAATTGGATGAAGCGTGGGAGAGTGACCCTGTTAAGAACGCCACGAATGCCGTCTTTATCCAGTGTGTGGGTTCCCGGCAGCCTGAGCGCCCTCACTGCAGCAAGATCTGCTGTACCTTCTCAATCCAAAAGGCAGTAGAGCTTAAGAAACGGAACCCTGACTTGAACGTTTACATCCTTTACAGGGACATCCGGACCTACGGGGAACGGGAGGATCTTTACAGAGAAGCCCGGAACCGGGGCGTCATCTTTATCCGCTACGACCCGGAAAATAAGCCTGTTGTCAAAGAGACTGATGGAGGCGCCCTGGAGGTGACTGTGATGGATCCCGTGCTCCAGCGGCCCGTCACCCTCAAGCCCGACTTTATTACCCTGGCCACGGCCATCTATACCCGTGGCCTTGAGGAACTGGCGCAGCTCTTTAAGGTGCCTCTGAGTCAGGACAATTTCTTCCTGGAAGTCCACATGAAGCTGCGGCCAGTGGACTTTGCTGTTGACGGCGCCTTTGTCTGTGGCCTGGCCCATTTTCCTAAACCGATTGAGGAAAGCATCGCCCAGGCCCAGGCGGCTGCAGCTCGGGCCGCAACTATCCTGGCACAGAAAGAAATTGAGGTAGAAGGGGTCGTATCGAGCGTGGATGAGGCCCTTTGCAGGGGCTGTGGCAAGTGTGTGGACGTCTGCCCCTTTGGCGCGCCGGAATTGATAGAACTAAGAGATGGCATCATGGTCTCTCACGTCAGAGAGGCAATGTGTAAGGGCTGCGGTGCCTGCGCAGTGGCCTGCCCCACCGGCGCTGCTGCTATTCGCCATTTTACGGACAGGCAGGTGCTCACCATGGTCGAGGCCGCCCTCGGCGGATAGATTCGAATAAAGGAAAAAATAACATGAGTGGAGAACACGAACCAAAAATCGTAGCGTTTTGTTGCCACTGGTGTGCCTATGCCGCCGCTGATCTGGCTGGAGTAAGCCGCTTTCAATATCCTGCCAACATCCGTGTTATCCGCGTGATGTGTTCGGGCCGGATTAATCCCAATTTCATCCTGAAGGCTTTTCAATTGGGTGCTGACGGGGTACTTGTAAGTGGCTGACACATTGGTGACTGCCATTACCTGGATGGTAATGAGAAGGCTATACGGGTCATCGAAATGACTCGTGAATTGCTGACACTTCTTGGCATCGACAATGACCGTCTGGCCCTGGAATGGGTTTCGGCTGCCGAGGGAGTCCGTTTTGCTGAAGTCGTCAGGTCGTTCACCCAAAAGATCAAGGACTTGGGGGCATCTCCTCTGCGAGAAGCCGCATGAGCTTGTAGCTGGGGGGTTCGCTCCGATTTCGCTGATATACCCAGTACTCCAAGACTCCATTATTCCATAACGTAATGCCGATGGGGGCTAAATAATGAGCATGGAAGAAACAATAAGCAACCTAATCAATGAGACCAAGGCTTACTACTGTTTAGACTGCGGAGTTTGCACAGGTAGTTGCCCGGTGGCACGCTGTTCTCCCACGTTTTCACCGCGGCTAATGGTTGAAAAGGCCCTTATGGGCAAGGCCGAGGACTTCCTCTCGGACCCGGACGTGTGGTCATGTCTTACCTGCGCCCGGTGTACGCACAGGTGCCCGGCGGACATTAACTATCTGGAGTTTACCAGGGGCATCAGGCAGGAGGCGCTGAAGCTTAACAACAAGGGAATTCCGGCCCACAACGGTATGCTTCAATCAATTATGGCCATACAGGCATCCGGAATGGAGCAGAACAGGGTTGCCTGGGCAAAGGAAGCCGGCAGTATTGCCGATAAGGGGGAGTATTTCTATTTTGTCGGGTGTCTACCCTACTTCAACGTGATCTTTGCGGACTACCATTCCCATACACTTGATATCGGACGAAATGTTATCAAGATTCTCAATAAGTTGGGCATTGAGCCGGTAGTGAGTAACAACGAGAAATGCTGCGGCCACGACATGCTGTGGAACGGTGAGGTTGAAACCTTCAAGAAATTGGCTTCTGAAAACATTGAAGTGATCAAAGCGGCAGGAAGCAAAAAGGTCATATTCAATTGCCCTGAAGGGTATTATGTGTTCAGGGATTACTATACGAAGTACTTTGGCGACCTCGGTTTCGAGATCATCCATTTCTATGATTTTCTGGCTGAAAAACTAAAGGCCGGTGAATTCGGATTAGAGAAATCGAATGGTGTGGTCACGTACCAGGATCCATGCAGGCTGGGACGGATGGCAGGTATATATGACAGCCCGCGTGACATCATAAACGGGGTTGCCACCTCCTTTGCAGAGATGGAAAGGAGCCGCGACAACTCTGTTTGCTGTGGAACCACGGGATGGATGAACTGCTCCACCTGTTCGAGGGAAATTCAAGGCGACAGACTAAAAGAGGCCATGGCGACAGGGGCAGCTACGTTAATTACAGCGTGCCCCAAATGTAATATCCATTTTAATTGTGCGGCCAGTTTCATAGAAGGGATTGATATTGAAGTCAAAGATCTTGCTGAACTGGTTGTGGATGCCATGAATGGCAACAAAGCCCAATAACCCGGGTAAGGAGGATAGATTGTCGTGAACAAGGATATTTTGATCATTGGCGGCGGGATAGCCGGCATGCAGGCTTCCCTTGATCTGGGGGACATGGGCATTCAGGTCCATTTGGTCGAAAAGCTGACGTGTATCGGCGGCAAGATGGCCCAATTAGACAAGACTTTCCCCACAAACGACTGTGCCATCTGAATCCTCGGGCCAAAGCTGCAGGATGTCGGTCGGCATCCCAAAATAAATCTTTTAGCATACAGCCTGGTGGAAAACGTGACGGGCAGCAAGGGTGATTTTACGGTTACCGTGAGAAAAAAGGCCCGGTACGTCAATGAAAATTTGTGTACAGGGTGTGGCGCCTGTGCCGAAAAATGTCCGACTATTGTGTCAGATGATTATGATATGGGGTTAGGGAAACGAAAGGCCATCTACAGACACTATGCACAGGGCATTCCTTCTATTTTCTGTATAGATACTGATCATTGTCGGACCTTTCAGGGGAAAAAGTGCGGTGTCTGCGAAAAAGTCTGTCAGGCCAAGGCGATAGACTATAAGCAGCAGGATCAAATACTTGAGCTAAAGGTGGGCGCCATCATTTTGGCAACCGGGTATGATCTTTTTGATGCCACACGAATACCGGAATACGGCTACGGCAGGCTGCCCAATGTGATCAACGCTATGGAATTTGAACGCCTATTGAGCGCCAGCGGCCCAACGGAAGGTCATGTGGAACGCCCATCGGACTTGCGAGATCATCACCTTATCGGAACAATGGGAAAGGGCTTGAAAAAATCAACAAAGAGCCTGGCCAGTTACGAGAAGAAACACAAGATGTCATCCGATGATTTTTACAAGCAATTTACAGCGGGAAACATATCCGATGGGGATGAATTTCCAAAATGGGCAAAACAATACGAGAACGTGCAGGAGGCGACCAAGAAATTGGACGAACTGAAGGCCAAGGCCGAGAAGTTTGATATTGCCACCAGGCTCGCCTTTATTCAATGCGTGGGGTCTCGAGATTTCCGTTTCAACAAATACTGCTCCAGTTACTGCTGCATGCATAGCATTAAAGAGGCAATGATGGCCAAGGATCATGATGCCAGGACCGAGGCGTATATTTTCAACATGGATCTGAGGACCGTCGGCAAGGGCTTTGAAGAATACAAGGTGCGGGGGGCAGAAGATGTTGGTCTTCACTATATTCGTGGCCGTGTCGCTGAGATTACGCAGGATGAAAACGAAAATCCCGTTATTTGGTATGAAGAGACGACTTCTCAGACCGTAAAGAGCATGCCCGTTGACTTGGCCGTGCTGGCTGTGGCGTGTGAAGCGCCCAAGGGGATAGAAAAGATGGCTGAGCTCGTTGGCGCGGAGTTGGACGAAAACAGGTTTTTTAAGACCCACCCGCTCCAGCCCCTGGATACCACCGTCCCCGGCATCTTTGTGTGTGGGTGCGCCCAGGCGCCAATGGATATCCCGGAATCAGTGGCCCAGGCAAGCAGCGCTGCTTCGCGGGCAGCCGAGACGATTGCGGGAAAATAGTGATTCCACGAATTGATGATTGATAAAACAAATGGACTACTCAATAATGAATACTTTAGAGATGGAGAAAGACCTTGGAAGAAGAACTCAGAATAGGCGTTTTTGTCTGTAAGTGCGGCAGCAATATCGCGGGTGCGCTGGATGTTGAGGGATTGGCTGAATACGCCTCGACGCTGCCTGATGTTGTGTATGCCCCGTGGAATCTCTATACCTGCGCAGACGCAGGTCTTGATGAAATCAAGAAAGGAATCAAGGAGCACAACCTTAATCGCGTGGTGGTCGCCTCCTGTTCGCCCCGTACGCACGAGCCTCTTTTCCGGTCTGTTTGTGGGGAGGCGGGCATGAATCCTTATTTCTTTGAAATGGTTAATATCAGAGACCAGTGTTCCTGGGTGCACCAGGATAAAGCACAGGCGGAATCGGCCATGGCCAAGGCCAGGGATCTGATCCGCATGGGGGCGGCTAAGGCCGCACTTCTTGAACCCCAGGAGATCATTACATCTAAGGTCGAAGTCAAAGCGCTGGTGGTCGGCGGTGGAATTGCCGGTCTGACAGCCGCTACGTCCCTTGCTGACAGGGGGTTCCCGGTCATCCTATTGGAAAAGGAAAACGAGCTGGGAGGCATGCTTCGGTCTTTGTACAAGTTGGCTCCCATACATGTAGACGCATCCGAGGTTATAAACGCAAAAATCAAAGAGGCCCAAGATCATCCCAATATCCAGATTTACACAGGCGCCGCCATTGAAAAAGTCGAAGGTTTTATCGGCAAGTTTGACGTAACCTTCAGCGCCAACGGGACCAGCCAAGACGTCAGGCTGGGTGTGGTCATTATCGCCACCGGAGCGGGGAATTTCGTGCCGGAGGGTATGTATGAATATGACGGCGAAAAAGTTATTACCCAGTGGGAACTGGAGGGAAAACTGAAGGCGGGCAAGATCGATGCCAACAATGTGGTGATCATCCAGTGCGTTGGCGCAAGAAGCCCGGAGAGAAAATATTGTTCCCGTATATGCTGTGCAATCGGCATCAAGAATGCCATCCTTATCAAGGAGATGAATCCAGCGGCGAAGGTCCATATTCTCTATCGAGACCTGATGATGTCCGGTGTCGATAACGAAACCGAGCTTCGCAAGGCGAAAGAACTCGGCGTCCGGTTTGTCAATTATGACCCTAAAAGCCCGCCTGTGGTGGAGAAAAACAAGGTGACCGTTTTCCACCAACTGATGGGCAAAGAGATCGAAATTCCGCAGGAGATGGTGGTATTGTCAACGCCGCTGGTAGGGACTGAAGACGGGGTTCATATTGGCAACCTCTTCAGGGCCGGCCTGGACGGGAACAAGTTTTTCCTTGAGGCACACGTAAAGTTGAGGCCGCTTGATTGCGCGACCGACGGCATTTTCATCTGCGGGAGTGCGCACTATCCCAAGGATGTTCGCGAGAGCATTTTGCAGGCCCTGGGAGCGGCGTCCCGGGCCTCTATTCCCTTGTCGCAGGGCGAGGTGAAGATTGAACCGATTGTAACATGCCTTGTTGACAAGGATGCCTGCCGCGGGTGCGGCCTCTGTGTGGCGCTTTGCCCATACAATGCCTTAGAGATAAGGACAACCGATGAAGGCCGCAAGGTTAATGTCATAACCGTGGCGTGCAAGGGGTGCGGCGTATGTGCTGCCACGTGCTATAGACACGCGTTGAGCATTAATTCATTTACTGACGACCAAATGGAAGCCCAGATACATGGTTTCCTGGCAGCTTAACATTAACGGATTCTGAGCGGCGAAGCCGCGTTGCATGAAATCGTGAAACGGTTTCATGAAAGGAGGTATCCCAGATGGGAGAGGATTTTACTCCAAAGATCTTGGCCTTTTGCTGCACCTGGTGAGGGTACTCGGCAGCAGATCTCGCTGGCGTGTCCAGGATGCAATACACAACGGATATCAGGGTCATTCGCATAATGTGCACGGGAAGGATGGACCCTGCGGTGATGGCGGATGCCTTTGTTCATGGCCTCGACGGGTTGTTGGTGCTCGGCTGCCTTTTCGGCGAATGTCACTATGTGAGCGGCAATTTTAACGCCAGTCACAAGGTGAATATGACCAAAGAAATGCTCGCTTATGCAGGGATGAATCCAGGGCGGTTGTCATTTCGTAACCTCTCTTCGGCCGAAGCTGACGTGTTTGTCAAGCATGTCACCGATTTTTCCAAAGAAATAAGAGAACTCGGACCTCTCGGGGGCGAGGCTGATAAGTTCCCCTTGCCAAAGCTAAAGGAAAAGCTTGAGATTGCCAGGACCTCCCTCGCAGGGCCCAAGTTGCGCTGGGTTGTGGGGAAAAAGCCTGTCTTCATTGATACGGGTAACAAGTATCATGAGATCTTCACCGAGCACGAGATAAACCGGACCTTAGGCGGCATAGTTATTGACGAGATGGCCACCCATTCCATTTTAGCGGCTTTGCAAAATGAACCGGCTTCGGTTAAGGAACTCGCGGAAAAGCTTGAGATCCCGGCCCCGGAGACCTTGAAATACGTGCTCGGTTTGAAGCGACGCGGTTTTCTGGAATTGGAGAGTGTAAAAGATCGTTCACCTTTGTATAAATATGTCGAACAAGAGGGATAAAAAGTGGCTGAAAAAAATGTATTGATCATTGGCGGAGGGGCTGCAGGCGTCAAGGCCGCATTGGATCGAGTTAATGCCGGCAACAAGGTCTTTCTGGTGGAAGATTTTCCCAGTATTGGCGGGGAGCGAATTCCGCAGGACAGGCTCATCACTGATGGTGCGTCCTTTACGGCCCCTGATCTGGGCGCAGTCAAAGAGAACAATGGTATACAGGTCATAGATAGCGCCGAGGTTCGATCGCTGGCGGGGGAGAACGGCAATTTCAAGGCCAAGGTCCACCGTCGGACACCCCGGATCGATCGTGAAAAATGTAATGACTGCGGAGAGTGTATCAAGGTATGTCCGATCCACATGTACGATGATTACAACGAGAGCCTGGAATGGCGTACGGCCGTGGACTATTTCAATTCCGGCTCCGGCAACTACAATGTCTTTAAGGAAGACATGCCAGTTTGCCAGCGCACGTGTCCCATTAATCTGGATATCCGGACTTATGTGGGCTATATTGCAGACGGTAAGTATGCCGAATCATTGGCAACAATCCGAAAGAAGCTCCCCTTTCCGTTGAGCATAGGCCGTGTGTGTCCCCATCCGTGCGAGTTCGAGTGTAACCGCGGGTACAAGGATGAGCCGATCAGCATCTGCTTTCTGAAGCGCTATGTGGCCGACTATGAGGTTTATAACGAGGTCGAGCCCCCGATCAGCCTTCCAGAGGAGACCTATCCCGAGAAGATTGCCATTATCGGAGGGGGGCCCAGCGGCCTGACCTGTGCCTATCACCTGGCGTTGCTCGGATATCACAATAACA is a window encoding:
- a CDS encoding hydrogenase iron-sulfur subunit; its protein translation is MSRMQYTTDIRVIRIMCTGRMDPAVMADAFVHGLDGLLVLGCLFGECHYVSGNFNASHKVNMTKEMLAYAGMNPGRLSFRNLSSAEADVFVKHVTDFSKEIRELGPLGGEADKFPLPKLKEKLEIARTSLAGPKLRWVVGKKPVFIDTGNKYHEIFTEHEINRTLGGIVIDEMATHSILAALQNEPASVKELAEKLEIPAPETLKYVLGLKRRGFLELESVKDRSPLYKYVEQEG
- a CDS encoding FAD-dependent oxidoreductase, whose product is MNKDILIIGGGIAGMQASLDLGDMGIQVHLVEKLTCIGGKMAQLDKTFPTNDCAI
- a CDS encoding CoB--CoM heterodisulfide reductase iron-sulfur subunit A family protein, with the protein product MTGSKGDFTVTVRKKARYVNENLCTGCGACAEKCPTIVSDDYDMGLGKRKAIYRHYAQGIPSIFCIDTDHCRTFQGKKCGVCEKVCQAKAIDYKQQDQILELKVGAIILATGYDLFDATRIPEYGYGRLPNVINAMEFERLLSASGPTEGHVERPSDLRDHHLIGTMGKGLKKSTKSLASYEKKHKMSSDDFYKQFTAGNISDGDEFPKWAKQYENVQEATKKLDELKAKAEKFDIATRLAFIQCVGSRDFRFNKYCSSYCCMHSIKEAMMAKDHDARTEAYIFNMDLRTVGKGFEEYKVRGAEDVGLHYIRGRVAEITQDENENPVIWYEETTSQTVKSMPVDLAVLAVACEAPKGIEKMAELVGAELDENRFFKTHPLQPLDTTVPGIFVCGCAQAPMDIPESVAQASSAASRAAETIAGK
- a CDS encoding CoB--CoM heterodisulfide reductase iron-sulfur subunit A family protein, with the translated sequence MEEELRIGVFVCKCGSNIAGALDVEGLAEYASTLPDVVYAPWNLYTCADAGLDEIKKGIKEHNLNRVVVASCSPRTHEPLFRSVCGEAGMNPYFFEMVNIRDQCSWVHQDKAQAESAMAKARDLIRMGAAKAALLEPQEIITSKVEVKALVVGGGIAGLTAATSLADRGFPVILLEKENELGGMLRSLYKLAPIHVDASEVINAKIKEAQDHPNIQIYTGAAIEKVEGFIGKFDVTFSANGTSQDVRLGVVIIATGAGNFVPEGMYEYDGEKVITQWELEGKLKAGKIDANNVVIIQCVGARSPERKYCSRICCAIGIKNAILIKEMNPAAKVHILYRDLMMSGVDNETELRKAKELGVRFVNYDPKSPPVVEKNKVTVFHQLMGKEIEIPQEMVVLSTPLVGTEDGVHIGNLFRAGLDGNKFFLEAHVKLRPLDCATDGIFICGSAHYPKDVRESILQALGAASRASIPLSQGEVKIEPIVTCLVDKDACRGCGLCVALCPYNALEIRTTDEGRKVNVITVACKGCGVCAATCYRHALSINSFTDDQMEAQIHGFLAA